The Lycium barbarum isolate Lr01 chromosome 4, ASM1917538v2, whole genome shotgun sequence nucleotide sequence ATTTATTGGAGACTTCGCACGTACCATGCCAATTATTTCGGGCTGCTTAAGCGCCTTTTTTGAAGTCCTTGGGCAGTGCAAGATGAAAAGAGGAAGTGAAGTAATACTTGGCCTATTCCCCGATATTCATTAAAGACTTCGCATGTATCCTTCCTATTATTTCGAGTCGTTTAGAGTTGGACATGAAACTCCTAATTCAAATCAAAATGTACAATGATTTCATGGCTTACGTGTTTGTCCAATGAACGGGTAAACAGCTATATACAAAAGCAAGTCGCCAATCCAGCACGTCAGACGTGTAGAAATTGAAGCTTCCCTAAAAGTTTCTGTTGCACCAACTCATGAGGCATGGGAAGAACATGCTATGGATTTTCTTAGAAAAAGAAGAGGCTGCTTCTTTTGTTGACCAGTCTGTACTTTAGTTCAATTGTAATCTTTAATTATTAATTTCGTTTCTATTAATGTAATGTTCCCAAAGGAAATACTCACGAGGAAATAGCTTCTTTTGGTGAATTAGATTAAGTTCTTGGTGCCTGGTGTGTTAGAGAACGCCAACATGCATCTCCTTTTAGTTCTCTGTTGTTGTAGTCCATTCCAGCAACTATTGTTATGCAGCTATGTGGAGTATTCGTGTGTTCTATGAACATTATTGACAGGAGATTTTTGGTGCTTGCCTAATTTGAATCTATAACTTTTTGAAAGCTACATATGCAGAGCGGGAGGTGACCTTTTGAAAAGGTATGCTATTGATAAAATCTTCTAAAATCTATGATAGATCCGGCCAATTAATTCATTCCTTTGTCTGACTCCTCCTTTGTAATAATGTGTATGATATCAAAATTACTTCAATTTTACTCAGAGAAGACAGGCAAGTGCATGCTCAACATTGTTAAGGTCTGTAGCGGTTCTGCCCTTTCGACAGAGATTGTGATTGCACTGTTGGGATCAGTAACTAATGCGCCGAGAGCTCCTCTTCTTCTGCTCGCTCTTTGGAGATCAGACGCACTGAAACCTAGCTCAAAAAATTCTGTGAGCTGATtcatttgttttttaatattttcGTTGGCAGTAAGAGAATTATTATGATTAGTTCTCTCCACTACTTTTTgctattaattgcacaaaataaaAATGTTTAgatgaaatttaattattacccTGAACAGTAAACAGTTGTGAAGTTTCTGATTGCTTTCATTGTTTATTGATGCTCATAGTTTATTTTAGATAGAATAACTTTGACAATCGTGTTATTACCTTATCTTCTCACTGTAGAGTGTAGATAAACAATTTCAGGATAAACGTCAACTCGCTCATCCCTTTGGAAGCATCTGGAGCAGGGACTGGTGTCTTCATTTGGGTGATTCATCAAGATCTTGAGGCACGTAGCAAATACTTAGGTGATCCTGGTATCCTCCTACACAAAACTTTAATAAGCCACGAACAAATTCCATCTCCTCGACAACTTGGTGATGGAGGTTATGAAACTGTTTACTATGGTAAGAAATAATTTGTATAACTTTATTGTGGTGGttgatttacaaataatgaatTCGTTTCTATTCTTTGTTGTTTATGCctatagaaagaaaagaaagaactaaGAAATAATTTTAAAACTAGAAGACTTTGGTGATGATAACATAAAGAATGTAAATGACACGTAACTCTACATAATCACAGAAGTGATCaattctttttccttttatttttggtCCTATGCTAAATCTAGAAATGGGTTTGTTAAGATATAGAACACGTGGGAGTATGCTTGCTGGCACTCACATTAAGCACATAATAAAATGCAAGATGCCATATCTAGAGATGTTAGCTTAAAAGAAAGATAAATTTTAGGGATGATAATTTGCACTATAAACAAAGAAGTAATATTTCCATCGAAAATTGCTGCAAAATGGCACATATATTTGTTTTGTATCAGAAACCACAATATGTTTCAGTTGTTTGTACTTCTGTTTGATCTTTTCAATTGAAAATTCAGTTACTCTTTTGAAGAGAAATGGGATGGAGATGTGATGAATCAGTGGGTTGGGTGGATTTTGCCCACAAATTCCAGAAAGAAATTAATATAGTAACTGCTTAAAAAGTAGCTTATTCAATTTTAATAACAAGGTGTCTGGATAGTTTATTCAAGCAATTCACGATTGGTTAGATTGATTCTCAAACCTTATAGTTTGGCTCATATGGCTTTCAAATCGGTATGTAATTGTTAACTCGATCAATTTGCAGAGAGATGCGGAAAATAAAAGATAAACGAAGCCCTAGTGAAGggtgagagagaagagagagaatgagaaagaatgaaaaatgaaatctgTTTTCACCAACCGTGTCTCAGTCTATTACAAAGGATATATATTTACAAATCAATTAAATGAAGTAGTGGGCCGGGTCGGTGGCAGCTGGGCCTCAGTTTCATGTGGGCTAACACCCCCCCTCAAGCTTGAGGGTGAGTAAACGCCAAGCTTGGGAAGAAAATGTTGATGAAGCTGCCCAGATAAGGCCTTCGTCATGATATCTGCAAGCTGCTGATGACTGGGAACAAAATGAAGAGAGATTAGTCCAACATTTAAGCAATCACGAACATAATGACAATCCACCTCGATATGTTTGGTGCGCTCGTGAAAAACCGGATTCTTTGCTATGTGTAGAGTTGCTTGACTATCACAAAAAACAGGAACAGGATCCATGATAGACAAACCAAGGTCACCAAGCAGCCGAACCAACCAAGAAATTTCAGCCACCACCTTTCGCAAGGCTCGATATTTAGCTTCAACGGAGGATAAAGAAATAGTGGGTTGTTTCTTACTTTTCCAAGAGACAGGACAAGTACCAAGAGTGATGTATTAACCAGTGACTGATTTGCGAGAATTGGGACAACTAGCCCAATCAGAGTCGGAATACGCCATTAAGGAAAAATCAGTTGTCTTAGAAAGTAGTATACCTTGTGCCGGGTCAGTCAACAAGTACCTCAGAACATGGATGGCTGCCAACATATGAGGTTCTTGAGGGTGCTGGAGAAATTGGCTTAGGTGTTGAACAGAAAATGCAATGTCCGGCCTGGTATGTTGTAAAAAATTAAGTTTGCCAACGAGTCGTCTATATAAActaggagaagaaggaggagcgCCCATGTCCACCTGAAGCTTGATGTTGGGATCCA carries:
- the LOC132636115 gene encoding uncharacterized protein LOC132636115; this translates as MLNIVKVCSGSALSTEIVIALLGSVTNAPRAPLLLLALWRSDALKPSSKNSINNFRINVNSLIPLEASGAGTGVFIWVIHQDLEARSKYLGDPGILLHKTLISHEQIPSPRQLGDGGYETVYYALHGVEGDLRGFCNDVLKAFNSTCTQVSCDIIISIN